A stretch of the Medicago truncatula cultivar Jemalong A17 chromosome 5, MtrunA17r5.0-ANR, whole genome shotgun sequence genome encodes the following:
- the LOC11411940 gene encoding peroxidase 10: protein MECVSNKHVFIFMFCLVFLTPLVCSQLYYNFYNRTCPNLNKIVKDNILSAIANDSRIAASLLRLHFHDCFVNGCDGSVLLDDTDTLKGEKNALPNKNSIRGFDVIDKIKSDLENACPSTVSCADILTLAARDAVYQSKGPFWAVPLGRRDGTTASESDANNLPSPFEPLENITAKFISKGLEKKDVAVLSGAHTFGFAQCFTFKPRLFDFGGSGKSDPSLDSSLLQNLQKVCPNQADSDSNLAPLDPVTTNTFDNTYYKNVLSNSGLLQSDQALLGDNTTSALVTNYSKWPILFFRDFAVSVEKMGRIGILAGQQGQIRKNCRAVN from the exons ATGGAGTGTGTCTCTAAcaaacatgtttttattttcatgttttgtcTTGTGTTTCTTACTCCACTTGTGTGCTCTCAACTATATTACAATTTCTATAACAGAACTTGTCCAAATCTGAACAAAATTGTTAAAGACAATATCTTGTCAGCTATAGCTAATGATTCTAGGATTGCTGCTTCTCTCTTGCGCCTTCATTTCCATGATTGTTTTGTTAAT GGATGTGATGGATCTGTGCTACTGGATGATACAGACACACTAAAAGGGGAGAAAAATGCACTTcctaataaaaattcaataagaGGATTTGATGtaattgataaaataaagtctGATTTAGAGAATGCTTGTCCTTCTACAGTGTCATGTGCTGATATACTTACTCTTGCAGCCAGAGATGCTGTATATCAA AGTAAAGGGCCATTTTGGGCTGTACCTCTTGGTCGTAGAGATGGAACAACCGCGAGTGAGAGCGACGCAAATAACTTGCCATCACCCTTTGAACCTCTAGAAAACATTACTGCCAAGTTCATTTCTAAGGGTCTTGAAAAGAAAGATGTAGCAGTGCTCTCAG GTGCACACACCTTTGGGTTCGCGCAATGCTTTACATTCAAACCAAGGCTATTCGACTTTGGTGGCTCCGGTAAATCCGATCCATCGCTTGATTCTTCACTTCTACAGAACTTACAAAAAGTATGTCCAAATCAAGCTGATTCCGACTCCAATTTGGCTCCATTGGATCCCGTCACCACGAACACATTTGATAACACATATTACAAAAATGTTTTGAGCAATTCTGGGCTACTACAATCAGACCAAGCTCTTTTGGGTGACAATACAACTTCTGCATTGGTTACCAACTATAGCAAGTGGCCTATTCTGTTTTTCAGAGATTTTGCGGTTTCTGTTGAGAAAATGGGTCGCATTGGTATTCTTGCGGGACAGCAGGGTCAAATAAGGAAAAATTGTAGGGCTGTTAACTAA
- the LOC11408588 gene encoding CDPK-related kinase 5 isoform X1 has protein sequence MGLCTSKNLTHSSRNFNTELPQQNSVTLNGSSEPHTNSVTVNGENSNETETVKRSPLFPFYTPSPAHQFFSKMSPARNFFKRPFPPPSPAKHIRSLLARRRGSVEVSIPEGGEEETVVALDKNFGFSKHFGSRYEVGDEVGRGHFGYTCAARLKKGDRKGQQVAVKVIPKAKMTSAIAIEDVRREVKILRALNGHKNLVRFYDAYEDRDNVYIVMELCEGGELLDRILSRGGKYTEEDAKAILRQILNAAAFCHLQGVVHRDLKPENFLFASKDENSELKAIDFGLSDFVKLGMLGSLSRILHAIYYHGDALFSDFSFCFIDERLNDIVGSAYYVAPEVLLRAYSTEADVWSIGVIAYILLCGSRPFWARTESGIFRTVLKSDPSFDDPPWPSLSDEASDFVKRLLNKDPRKRMSAAQALSHPWIKNYDDTEVPLDILIFKLMKAYMRSSSLRKAALRALSKALTVDELIYLKEQFALLEPNKSGTINLENIKAAFSVNATDAMKESRIADFLASLNALQYRRMDFDEFCAAALSVHQVVALDHWEKRARYAFDLFEKDGNKAIVIDELASELGLGPSIPVHAVLHDWIRHTDGKLSFLGFVKLLHGPSRSVAKVQ, from the exons atGGGTCTATGCACTTCAAAAAATCTCACTCATTCCTCTCGCAATTTCAACACTGAACTTCCTCAACAAAACTCCGTCACACTTAACGGAAGTTCTGAACCTCACACAAACTCCGTCACTGTCAATGGCGAAAACTCTAACGAAACAGAAACCGTTAAGCGATCTCCGTTATTCCCGTTCTACACTCCAAGTCCAGCTCATCAATTCTTCTCTAAGATGTCTCCGGCGAGGAATTTTTTCAAGCGGCCGTTTCCTCCGCCGTCTCCGGCGAAGCATATAAGATCGCTTCTAGCTCGACGGCGTGGCTCCGTTGAAGTGTCGATACCGGAAGGTGGTGAAGAGGAGACTGTGGTTGCTCTTGATAAGAATTTTGGATTTTCCAAGCATTTTGGAAGTAGATATGAGGTTGGAGATGAGGTTGGAAGAGGACATTTTGGATATACTTGTgctgcgaggttgaagaaaggtgATCGCAAAGGTCAACAAGTTGCTGTTAAAGTCATTCCCAAAGCTAAG ATGACATCTGCTATTGCTATTGAGGATGTGAGAAGGGAAGTGAAAATATTGAGAGCTTTGAATGGACATAAGAATCTAGTACGATTCTATGATGCTTATGAAGATCGTGATAATGTCTATATTGTAATGGA ATTGTGTGAAGGTGGAGAGCTGTTGGACAGAATATTATCAAG AGGTGGAAAGTACACGGAGGAAGATGCAAAAGCTATCCTGAGACAAATACTGAATGCTGCTGCATTTTGCCATCTACAGGGTGTTGTGCATCGTGATCTTAAACCTGAG AACTTCTTGTTTGCATCCAAGGACGAGAACTCAGAATTGAAGGCTATAGACTTTGGGCTGTCGGATTTTGTTAAACTAGGTATGCTTGGATCCCTTTCACGCATATTGCATGCCATTTATTATCATGGAGATGCTTTGTTTTCTGACTTCTCGTTTTGCTTTATAGATGAAAGGCTCAATGATATTGTTGGTAGTGCATACTATGTGGCTCCTGAAGTTCTACTTAGAGCTTATAGTACTGAGGCTGATGTCTGGAGTATTGGAGTGATTGcgtatattttattatgtggcaGCCGTCCGTTTTGGGCTCGGACTGAGTCTGGTATCTTTCGCACTGTATTGAAATCTGATCCAAGTTTTGACGATCCTCCTTGGCCATCTCTATCAGATGAGGCAAGCGATTTTGTTAAGAGATTACTAAATAAAGATCCAAGGAAAAGAATGAGTGCAGCACAAGCATTAA GTCATCCGTGGATTAAAAACTATGATGATACGGAAGTACCTttggatattttaattttcaagctCATGAAGGCATACATGCGCTCTTCTTCTCTACGAAAAGCTGCTTTAAGG GCTTTGTCTAAGGCATTAACTGTGGATGAGCTAATCTATTTGAAGGAGCAGTTTGCACTTTTAGAACCTAACAAAAGTGGCACCATTAACTTGGAAAATATAAAAGCG GCCTTTTCAGTAAATGCAACAGATGCAATGAAGGAGTCACGCATTGCCGACTTTCTGGCATCA CTTAATGCATTGCAATATAGAAGGATGGATTTTGACGAGTTCTGTGCAGCTGCCCTTAGTGTTCATCAAGTTGTAGCACTCGACCACTGGGAGAAGCGTGCACGTTATGCCTTTGACCTGTTTGAAAAGGATGGAAACAAGGCCATAGTCATTGACGAATTAGCTTCG GAGCTTGGGCTTGGTCCATCCATTCCTGTTCATGCTGTTCTTCATGATTGGATTCGGCACACTGATGGGAAGTTAAGCTTCCTTGGATTTGTGAAATTGTTGCATGGCCCATCAAGAAGTGTTGCAAAAGTTCAATAG
- the LOC11407043 gene encoding S-protein homolog 5: protein MQHNESEYYNMLRVNVLVIVVLLIVATAQAQQEGDWNLYKTTVRVQNILGGNSVLVVHCHSSDNDLGKHDVIGGAFVEWKFRVDLRETTLFRCTLQWDNVPEKNVVIYDAKIDNPICRERCWREVRPDGLFFLHEKGSGFWEKRYSW from the coding sequence ATGCAACATAATGAATCTGAATACTACAACATGTTGAGGGTGAATGTTTTAGTTATTGTTGTATTGTTGATTGTTGCAACTGCACAAGCTCAACAAGAAGGCGATTGGAACTTATACAAAACAACCGTTCGTGTTCAAAATATATTGGGAGGTAATAGTGTTCTTGTGGTTCATTGCCATTCATCAGACAATGATCTTGGCAAACATGATGTTATTGGCGGGGCATTTGTAGAATGGAAATTCCGTGTCGATTTGAGGGAAACTACACTCTTCCGTTGCACCCTTCAATGGGATAACGTACCTGAAAAGAATGTAGTCATTTATGATGCAAAAATAGACAATCCAATATGTAGAGAAAGATGTTGGCGAGAAGTAAGACCCGATGGACTCTTTTTTTTGCATGAGAAGGGATCtggtttttgggagaaaagatACTCATGGTGA
- the LOC11405486 gene encoding peroxidase 10 produces the protein MECVSNKHVFVFMFCLVFLTPNVCSQLYYNFYIRTCPNLNRIVKNNILSAIANDSRIAASLLRLHFHDCFVNGCEGSVLLDDTDTLKGEKNALPNKNSLRGFDIIDKIKSDLEYACPNTVSCADILTLAARDAVYQSRGPFWAVPLGRRDGTTASESEANNLPSPFEPLENITAKFISKGLEKKDVAVLSGAHTFGFAQCFTFKPRLFDFGGSGKSDPSLDSSLLQNLQRVCPNQADSDTNLAPLDPVTSNTFDNTYYRNVLSNSGLLQSDQALLGDSTTASLVNYYSKWPILFFRDFAVSVEKMGRIGVLTGQQGQIRKNCRVVN, from the exons ATGGAGTGTGTCTCTAAcaaacatgtttttgttttcatgttttgtCTTGTGTTTCTTACTCCAAATGTGTGCTCTCAACTCTATTACAACTTCTACATTAGAACTTGTCCAAACCTGAACAgaattgttaaaaataatatcttgTCAGCTATAGCTAATGACTCAAGGATTGCTGCTTCTCTCTTGCGCCTTCATTTCCATGATTGTTTTGTCAAT GGATGTGAAGGATCTGTGCTACTGGATGATACAGACACACTAAAAGGGGAGAAAAATGCACTTCCTaataaaaattcattaagaGGATTTGATATAATTGACAAAATAAAGTCTGATTTAGAGTATGCTTGTCCCAACACAGTGTCATGTGCTGATATACTTACTCTAGCAGCCAGAGATGCTGTATATCAA aGTAGAGGTCCATTTTGGGCTGTGCCTCTTGGTCGTAGAGATGGCACAACCGCGAGTGAGAGTGAGGCAAATAACTTGCCATCACCCTTTGAACCTCTTGAAAATATTACTGCTAAGTTCATTTCCAAAGGTCTTGAAAAGAAGGATGTAGCAGTGCTCTCAG GTGCACACACCTTCGGGTTTGCTCAATGCTTTACATTCAAGCCAAGACTATTCGACTTTGGTGGCTCGGGTAAATCTGATCCATCACTTGATTCATCACTTCTACAAAACTTACAAAGAGTATGTCCAAATCAAGCTGATTCCGACACCAATTTAGCTCCATTGGATCCTGTCACAAGCAACACATTTGACAACACATATTACAGGAATGTTTTGAGCAATTCTGGACTACTTCAATCAGACCAAGCTCTTTTGGGTGACAGCACAACTGCTTCATTGGTTAACTATTATAGCAAGTGGCCTATTCTGTTTTTCAGAGATTTTGCGGTTTCTGTTGAGAAAATGGGCCGCATTGGTGTTTTGACGGGACAACAGGGTCAAATAAGGAAAAATTGTAGGGTTGTTAACTAG
- the LOC11408588 gene encoding CDPK-related kinase 5 isoform X2 produces the protein MGLCTSKNLTHSSRNFNTELPQQNSVTLNGSSEPHTNSVTVNGENSNETETVKRSPLFPFYTPSPAHQFFSKMSPARNFFKRPFPPPSPAKHIRSLLARRRGSVEVSIPEGGEEETVVALDKNFGFSKHFGSRYEVGDEVGRGHFGYTCAARLKKGDRKGQQVAVKVIPKAKMTSAIAIEDVRREVKILRALNGHKNLVRFYDAYEDRDNVYIVMELCEGGELLDRILSRGGKYTEEDAKAILRQILNAAAFCHLQGVVHRDLKPENFLFASKDENSELKAIDFGLSDFVKLDERLNDIVGSAYYVAPEVLLRAYSTEADVWSIGVIAYILLCGSRPFWARTESGIFRTVLKSDPSFDDPPWPSLSDEASDFVKRLLNKDPRKRMSAAQALSHPWIKNYDDTEVPLDILIFKLMKAYMRSSSLRKAALRALSKALTVDELIYLKEQFALLEPNKSGTINLENIKAAFSVNATDAMKESRIADFLASLNALQYRRMDFDEFCAAALSVHQVVALDHWEKRARYAFDLFEKDGNKAIVIDELASELGLGPSIPVHAVLHDWIRHTDGKLSFLGFVKLLHGPSRSVAKVQ, from the exons atGGGTCTATGCACTTCAAAAAATCTCACTCATTCCTCTCGCAATTTCAACACTGAACTTCCTCAACAAAACTCCGTCACACTTAACGGAAGTTCTGAACCTCACACAAACTCCGTCACTGTCAATGGCGAAAACTCTAACGAAACAGAAACCGTTAAGCGATCTCCGTTATTCCCGTTCTACACTCCAAGTCCAGCTCATCAATTCTTCTCTAAGATGTCTCCGGCGAGGAATTTTTTCAAGCGGCCGTTTCCTCCGCCGTCTCCGGCGAAGCATATAAGATCGCTTCTAGCTCGACGGCGTGGCTCCGTTGAAGTGTCGATACCGGAAGGTGGTGAAGAGGAGACTGTGGTTGCTCTTGATAAGAATTTTGGATTTTCCAAGCATTTTGGAAGTAGATATGAGGTTGGAGATGAGGTTGGAAGAGGACATTTTGGATATACTTGTgctgcgaggttgaagaaaggtgATCGCAAAGGTCAACAAGTTGCTGTTAAAGTCATTCCCAAAGCTAAG ATGACATCTGCTATTGCTATTGAGGATGTGAGAAGGGAAGTGAAAATATTGAGAGCTTTGAATGGACATAAGAATCTAGTACGATTCTATGATGCTTATGAAGATCGTGATAATGTCTATATTGTAATGGA ATTGTGTGAAGGTGGAGAGCTGTTGGACAGAATATTATCAAG AGGTGGAAAGTACACGGAGGAAGATGCAAAAGCTATCCTGAGACAAATACTGAATGCTGCTGCATTTTGCCATCTACAGGGTGTTGTGCATCGTGATCTTAAACCTGAG AACTTCTTGTTTGCATCCAAGGACGAGAACTCAGAATTGAAGGCTATAGACTTTGGGCTGTCGGATTTTGTTAAACTAG ATGAAAGGCTCAATGATATTGTTGGTAGTGCATACTATGTGGCTCCTGAAGTTCTACTTAGAGCTTATAGTACTGAGGCTGATGTCTGGAGTATTGGAGTGATTGcgtatattttattatgtggcaGCCGTCCGTTTTGGGCTCGGACTGAGTCTGGTATCTTTCGCACTGTATTGAAATCTGATCCAAGTTTTGACGATCCTCCTTGGCCATCTCTATCAGATGAGGCAAGCGATTTTGTTAAGAGATTACTAAATAAAGATCCAAGGAAAAGAATGAGTGCAGCACAAGCATTAA GTCATCCGTGGATTAAAAACTATGATGATACGGAAGTACCTttggatattttaattttcaagctCATGAAGGCATACATGCGCTCTTCTTCTCTACGAAAAGCTGCTTTAAGG GCTTTGTCTAAGGCATTAACTGTGGATGAGCTAATCTATTTGAAGGAGCAGTTTGCACTTTTAGAACCTAACAAAAGTGGCACCATTAACTTGGAAAATATAAAAGCG GCCTTTTCAGTAAATGCAACAGATGCAATGAAGGAGTCACGCATTGCCGACTTTCTGGCATCA CTTAATGCATTGCAATATAGAAGGATGGATTTTGACGAGTTCTGTGCAGCTGCCCTTAGTGTTCATCAAGTTGTAGCACTCGACCACTGGGAGAAGCGTGCACGTTATGCCTTTGACCTGTTTGAAAAGGATGGAAACAAGGCCATAGTCATTGACGAATTAGCTTCG GAGCTTGGGCTTGGTCCATCCATTCCTGTTCATGCTGTTCTTCATGATTGGATTCGGCACACTGATGGGAAGTTAAGCTTCCTTGGATTTGTGAAATTGTTGCATGGCCCATCAAGAAGTGTTGCAAAAGTTCAATAG